A stretch of the Arachis stenosperma cultivar V10309 chromosome 6, arast.V10309.gnm1.PFL2, whole genome shotgun sequence genome encodes the following:
- the LOC130934845 gene encoding uncharacterized protein LOC130934845, with amino-acid sequence MTETKLDVHICKKVLCQPRTHDFPQTAYGSSFRRFNPNRFDDYGNWLEYSISKDAVFCLCCYLMKPETEGGDAFVTNGFSNWKKKERLQIQVGLHDSAHNQAWRKCEALMRPKQHITAAIEKRSEQAKKNYQIHLTATIDCIRFLLRQGLAFRGNDETDDSVNQGNFLELLNFIAQHNEEIDRAFKNARGNLKLIAPSIQKDIVRAAARETTKVIVDDLGDELFAVLVDEARDISIKEQMSVCLRVRGQGYDGASNMQGEFNGLKTLILKENSYAFYVHCFAHQLQLALVTVAKKQVEIALIFNLLTNLCNVVGASCKRRDMLRDSQMTKTIEALKSGEISSGRGLNQETALKRAGDTRWGSHYGTILRLISLFPSVVNVLEYVEEDGNNSEQRAEACHLLNVIQSFEFIFNLHLMKNILGVTNELSQALQKNDQDIINAMALVKVSKQRLQNIRDDGWSLLLDEVSLFCDK; translated from the exons ATGACAGAGACAAAGTTAGATGTGCATATTTGCAAAAAGGTCCTTTGTCAACCAAGGACTCATGATTTTCCACAAACTGCTTATGGTTCTTCTTTTCGAAGATTTAATCCTAACCGGTTTGATGACTATGGCAACTGGTTAGAGTATAGTATATCAAAAGATGCTGTTTTTTGTCTTTGTTGTTATCTTATGAAACCCGAGACTGAAGGTGGTGATGCTTTTGTAACTAATGGCTTTTCAAATtggaaaaaaaaggagagactACAAATTCAAGTTGGGCTTCATGATAGCGCTCATAATCAGGCTTGGAGAAAATGTGAAGCACTTATGAGACCAAAACAACACATCACTGCTGCTATTGAAAAACGATCTGAGCAAGCTAAAAAGAATTATCAAATTCACTTGACAGCAACAATTGATTGTATTAGATTTCTTTTGCGACAAGGATTGGCCTTTCGTGGTAATGATGAGACGGATGATTCTGTTAACCAAGGAAATTTTTTGGAACTTCTAAACTTTATTGCGCAACATAATGAAGAGATTGATCGTGCTTTCAAAAATGCTCGTGGAAATCTTAAACTAATAGCACCCTCAATCCAAAAAGACATTGTAAGAGCTGCTGCAAGGGAAACGACAAAAGTCATTGTTGATGATCTTGGTGATGAATTATTTGCTGTATTGGTTGATGAAGCCCGCGACATTTCCATTAAGGAGCAAATGTCAGTTTGCTTAAG AGTACGTGGACAAGGATATGATGGTGCAAGTAACATGCAAGGAGAATTTAATGGTTTAAAAACTTTGATATTGAAAGAAAATTCTTATGCTTTCTATGTACATTGCTTTGCCCACCAACTTCAGTTAGCTCTTGTAACGGTTGCAAAAAAACAAGTTGAAATTGctttgatttttaatttattaaccaATTTGTGCAATGTTGTTGGAGCTTCGTGTAAACGAAGAGATATGCTTCGTGATAGTCAGATGACTAAGACAATTGAAGCATTAAAAAGTGGAGAAATTTCTAGTGGGCGTGGTTTGAATCaagaaacagctttaaaaagaGCTGGAGACACTAGATGGGGTTCACACTATGGAACTATACTTAgattaatttctttatttccTTCTGTGGTTAATGTTCTTGAATATGTTGAGGAAGATGGAAATAATTCAGAACAAAGAGCTGAAGCATGTCATTTATTGAATGTCATTCaatcatttgaattcattttcAACTTGCACTTGATGAAAAATATCTTGGGAGTTACTAATGAGTTATCTCAGGCGTTACAAAAGAATGATCAAGATATTATAAATGCTATGGCATTAGTCAAAGTGTCTAAGCAACGATTGCAAAATATAAGAGATGATGGTTGGTCTCTTTTACTTGATGAAGTCTCACTGTTTTGTGACAAATGA